GTACGCCTATGGTGTGTTGTTTGCGGTAGCTCTTCCCGTTCGCATCATCCTGAAGCAGATCCCGAACCTGAAAGGTATCAGCCTCAGTGCATATTTTGTCTCAGCAAGCATCATTCTGCTCATTGGAACGACGATATTGATCCGCTTCCTGCGCGACCATCCGATCCCAACAGCGGAGGCGTAGAATGACGAGTACGAAAACCGGTAAAGAAGATCTGCATCCTCTCGTGGACATTGATCGGATCATCCATGCTCCGGCCAGGCTCTTGGTTCTAACTTATCTATATGTTGTCGAATGTACTGACTTCATCTTCTTGATACGCATGACCGGACTGACGTGGGGCAATCTTTCAACACATTTGAGTAAGC
The DNA window shown above is from Candidatus Aegiribacteria sp. and carries:
- a CDS encoding transcriptional regulator, which gives rise to MTSTKTGKEDLHPLVDIDRIIHAPARLLVLTYLYVVECTDFIFLIRMTGLTWGNLSTHLSKLEDAGYVAIKKEFKGKKPHTMIRLTGEGRDAFRKYKQSMQQVLDDLPD